In the Gemmatimonadaceae bacterium genome, one interval contains:
- a CDS encoding acido-empty-quinoprotein group A encodes MTRIAKLVLLCIPFCVPCGQLASQGLDPAVLTKPATDAWPSYAGDYSQRRFSTLTQIDTNNVKHLSLAWVRRLTAGAGGGEGGFFGPPAGGPTITGGVAEDPVTIPGSTSGSPRLSGSILQVNGILYVTAPDNAWAIDARDGHVLWHYWWKSRGGTHIGNRGMAMYGEWLYFETPDDYLVSLEAKTGQERWHKEIADFSQQYFSTTAPMVIGDHVLVGTGDDLDSPGFLQSFDPKSGDLQWKLYTVPMNKGDPGLETWGSLDAARHGGAQVWMPGSYDPETHLYIVGTGNPTPAYTAMLRGPKDEHTNLYTCAVIAVNVDTGKLVWYFQTSPNDTHDWDSTQPSVLFDGIFQGKPRKLVMQAARNGYFYVLDRTNGEHLLTSKYSEAANWAQEINAKGQLVRNPEKDNTIAGSLVSPDNGGATNWFPPSYSPQTGLLYVVTRELYAMYYLTNKDPRMLVGLGGSEQDVVGSAGTSIVAIDYQTGKIAWKYRFEGAGGGATGLLTTAGGLLFANDGAGNLVAFGVQGKKPPVALWHAGIGSVDNAPETYTVDGRQYVLVTAEGSVYAFSLQ; translated from the coding sequence ATGACGCGAATTGCAAAGCTCGTGCTGCTCTGTATTCCGTTCTGCGTCCCGTGCGGCCAGCTGGCGAGTCAAGGCCTCGACCCCGCCGTGTTGACGAAGCCGGCGACCGACGCCTGGCCGAGCTATGCAGGCGACTACTCGCAGCGTCGGTTCAGCACGTTGACGCAGATCGATACGAACAACGTCAAACATCTCAGCCTCGCCTGGGTGCGTCGCCTAACGGCCGGCGCCGGCGGCGGCGAAGGCGGTTTCTTCGGACCGCCGGCCGGCGGACCGACGATCACCGGCGGCGTCGCGGAGGATCCGGTCACCATTCCCGGTTCGACGAGCGGGTCGCCGCGCCTGTCCGGGTCGATTTTGCAGGTCAACGGAATCCTGTACGTCACTGCGCCCGACAACGCCTGGGCGATCGACGCGCGCGACGGCCACGTGCTGTGGCACTACTGGTGGAAGTCGCGCGGGGGGACGCACATCGGCAATCGCGGCATGGCCATGTACGGTGAGTGGCTCTACTTCGAGACGCCCGACGACTATCTGGTTTCACTCGAGGCGAAGACCGGTCAGGAGCGCTGGCACAAGGAGATCGCTGATTTCAGTCAACAGTATTTCTCGACGACGGCGCCGATGGTCATTGGCGACCACGTGCTCGTGGGAACAGGCGACGATCTGGACTCGCCAGGCTTTCTCCAGTCGTTCGATCCGAAGTCGGGCGATCTGCAATGGAAGCTCTACACGGTCCCGATGAACAAGGGCGACCCGGGCCTCGAGACCTGGGGAAGCCTGGACGCTGCACGGCATGGCGGCGCGCAGGTCTGGATGCCAGGCTCGTACGACCCGGAAACGCATCTGTACATCGTCGGCACGGGGAATCCAACGCCGGCATACACCGCGATGCTGCGCGGGCCCAAGGACGAACACACGAACCTGTACACGTGTGCCGTCATCGCGGTGAACGTGGATACCGGGAAGCTGGTCTGGTACTTCCAGACATCGCCTAACGACACACACGACTGGGACTCCACGCAGCCGTCGGTGCTGTTCGACGGCATCTTCCAGGGCAAGCCGCGGAAGCTGGTCATGCAGGCGGCGCGAAACGGCTACTTCTATGTGCTGGACCGCACCAATGGTGAGCACCTGCTCACGTCGAAGTACTCCGAGGCGGCCAACTGGGCGCAGGAGATCAACGCGAAGGGACAGCTCGTCCGGAACCCGGAGAAGGACAACACCATCGCGGGCTCGCTCGTCTCGCCGGACAACGGTGGCGCCACGAACTGGTTTCCGCCGAGCTACAGTCCGCAGACGGGACTCTTGTACGTCGTCACACGAGAGTTGTACGCGATGTACTACCTGACGAACAAGGATCCGCGCATGCTCGTGGGGCTCGGCGGCAGTGAGCAGGATGTCGTCGGATCGGCGGGCACGTCCATCGTCGCGATCGACTATCAGACCGGAAAGATCGCCTGGAAGTACCGCTTCGAGGGAGCTGGCGGCGGCGCAACGGGTTTGCTGACGACGGCCGGCGGTTTACTCTTTGCGAATGACGGCGCAGGCAACCTCGTCGCCTTTGGCGTACAGGGAAAGAAGCCACCCGTTGCGCTCTGGCACGCCGGTATCGGCTCGGTCGACAACGCACCGGAGACGTACACCGTCGACGGCCGTCAGTATGTCCTCGTCACGGCAGAAGGGTCGGTTTATGCCTTCTCCCTGCAATAG
- a CDS encoding cytochrome c produces the protein MRSRRRYLFLGVLFIGCATAFSPSRSTAQTPPRPSQATQAGRGGRAERSPDYPVRPPVPPAQYAHGEQLFRSNCSFCHGSDARGGETGPNLVRDQVVLADQNGELIAPIVQTGIPARGMPKFTLSAAEIADIAAWLHSQPLSDRGAPSTLDILVGNAKQGEAYFNGAGRCVQCHSVTGDLAGIGGKYEPKEIQNLIVSGGGTGFGRRSRGATAPKVPRPTVTVTLPSGQSVQGDLDHISAFVVALREADGTYRSFARRDSIPKVVVNNPLQWHVDMLPKWRDADIHNLTAYLATLK, from the coding sequence ATGCGTTCGAGGAGACGGTATTTGTTTCTTGGCGTCCTTTTCATCGGGTGCGCCACCGCATTCTCTCCCTCCCGTTCGACGGCGCAAACCCCGCCGCGTCCGTCGCAAGCAACGCAAGCGGGCCGCGGCGGACGCGCGGAGCGGTCACCGGATTATCCGGTTCGACCGCCGGTTCCCCCCGCGCAATACGCGCACGGCGAGCAGCTCTTCCGGAGCAACTGCAGCTTCTGTCACGGCTCGGATGCACGCGGCGGTGAAACCGGACCAAACCTGGTGCGCGACCAGGTTGTTCTCGCCGATCAAAACGGGGAGCTCATCGCGCCGATCGTGCAGACCGGCATTCCCGCCCGAGGCATGCCGAAGTTCACGTTGAGCGCCGCGGAGATCGCCGATATCGCCGCGTGGCTGCACAGCCAGCCGCTATCGGATCGTGGCGCGCCAAGCACGCTCGACATTCTCGTCGGGAACGCGAAGCAGGGCGAGGCGTACTTCAACGGCGCCGGCCGCTGCGTGCAATGTCACTCGGTGACCGGAGATCTCGCCGGTATCGGCGGTAAGTACGAGCCGAAGGAGATTCAGAACCTCATCGTCTCCGGTGGCGGCACAGGGTTTGGTCGCCGCTCACGCGGCGCGACGGCGCCCAAGGTCCCACGTCCGACGGTGACGGTGACCTTGCCCTCGGGCCAATCGGTGCAAGGAGATCTCGATCACATCTCCGCATTCGTCGTCGCACTACGCGAGGCAGACGGAACGTATCGCAGCTTCGCTCGACGCGACTCGATCCCGAAGGTCGTCGTCAACAACCCGCTCCAGTGGCACGTCGACATGCTCCCGAAATGGCGGGACGCCGATATCCACAATCTGACGGCGTACCTCGCGACCTTGAAGTAG